Genomic DNA from Candidatus Poribacteria bacterium:
CACAAAAGTGGTTGTGTCGAAACATAACGACAAATGGTTTGTGTCTATCACTGTCAGACGGCTGGATAGCAGCAACTATAAATACCAACCGCTCCTGTTTGACGATAAGCCACCGATAGGTATTGACGTAGGTATCAATACGCTTGCGACGTGTTCTGACGG
This window encodes:
- a CDS encoding transposase; amino-acid sequence: NKFPVYKNRSGKCSYQADNGEGTVEVDKKRLNLPKIGWIRLREELRYTGEITKVVVSKHNDKWFVSITVRRLDSSNYKYQPLLFDDKPPIGIDVGINTLATCSDG